In Euzebya sp., the genomic stretch GTCCTGGCGCGCTACTGCGAGCCCGACGGCGCGGTCACGGACGCGGCGAACCCGAACGGCAGCGTCGCCGGCATCGCCGGGGTGACCAACACCGCGGGGAACGTCGCCGGCCTGATGCCCCACCCCGAACACGCCGTCGACGCGCTCGTCGGCTGGGGCAGCACCGACGGACGGGGGCTCCTCCTCGAGCGGCTGATCGGCCAGCCCGTCCCGGCCTGACCAAGCCCTCCTGACCCGCCCGGTCCACGCCGCTCCGGTCAGAGCCCGGCGACCTCCGCGCGGAGGGCCTCCCAGGCCACCTCGGTCTCGGCGTCCTCGGACACCGCCCCCGCCAGCTGCACCGCGAACGCGGCGACGTCGGCCAGCGCGAACCACTCGCGGTGCAGGTCGAGCAGGTCGTCGCGGACCTCCACCCCGGTCTGCCGGGCGTAGCGCGCCGCCAGCTCGGCGTCCTCGCGCACCAGGAACCACAGGTCCCGCTCGGGCTGGCCGAGCGCGGTGGTGTCCCAGTCCACCAGGCGGACCCCGCCGAGCACCGCCATGACGTTCCCGGCGTGCGGCTCGCCGTGGGTGATGACCCGCCGGTCGGCCAGCGCCGCCTCCGCATCGACGGCTTGGTCGTGGGCGCGCAACCGGGCCCGCAGGTCCGCGTCGTGGCGGTCGAGCAGCTCCGCCAGGCGAGCGGCGTACGGCCCACCGGCCACCGTCGTCCGACGGTCGAGGAGGGCCTCGAGGTCGGCGCGGCCGGGGACGGCGAGGTCGTTCGGGGGCACCAGGTCCGATGCCGTCGAGGTGGTGTGCACCTCGACCACGACGTCGAGGGCGGCGTCGCGGACGGCGGCGCTCGGGAACGGCCCCCAGCCGAAGGACTCGCCGTCGACGTGGGGGTACAGGGAGATCGCGTGCCCCTCCCGGCGGACGGTCACCGCCCCCTCCGCGGTCGGTGTGGGGGCGACCACGGCCGCGATCCCGGCGGCCCGGAGGCTGCGCGCGGTCGACAGAGCCCGATCGAGGCGGTCGTGGCGCGCGTCGGGGCCGCCCTCCCCCAGGTGGCCGGGTGCCCGCAGGTCGTCTGCCGTGGCGAACCAGCGCGCCCCGAGCGCGTCGACGACCGCCCAGTGGTGGCTCCCGAACCCCACCGGCAGGTACGTGACGCTGCGGACGTCGACGCCCCACCCGCCCGCGACGACCCCGGCGACGTCGGCGTCGGTCAGGTCGCGCGGGGGCAGCAGCACGCGCCCCATCCTGCCCTCGATCCCGGGCACCGGGGGCTGTGTGGGTCAGCCGGCCAGGTGGCGGAGGAGGAAGTCGCGCTGGGCCGTGGACGACGTCGCGAACGCCTCGCCCGTGTAGGCGTCGAAGTGCCCGCCCGGCAGGATCACCAGCTCCTTGGGCTGCAGCGCGGCCTCGTAGGCCGTCGCGGTCAGGTCGAAGGGGACGAGGTGGTCCTCGCGCGCGGCGACGAGCAGGAGGGGCGTGGGCGAGATCCGGGAGATGTACGTGGCCGGCTCGTACTCGGTGAACAGCTCGACCGAGTGGAGGGTCACCTCGTTGCGCCAGTGCTTGGCGCGGTCCTCCGGCAGGTTCGTGAAGAACGCCCAGGTGTCCGGCGTCGGCAGGGCGCACGGCTCGCCCTCGGGCGCGGTGACGGGGAGGACCGACGGTGGCTCGCCCGCGAGCCTCGCGGCCCGGTCGGCGTCGAAGCCCTGGCGGAGCCCGGCCCAGACGTCGCCGCGGATCAGGCGTTGCGCGCTCGTGTAGCCGTAGGTCAGCGGCACCTGGGAGACGACGGCCTTCACGCGCCGGTCGAGGGCGGCGACCACCAGGACGTGCCCGCCGGCGTAGCTGGACCCCCACACGCCGATCCGGTCGGCGTCGACCTCGTCGAGGCTCTGCGCCCAGGTGATCGCGTCGCGGTAGGCGCGGATCTGGGTGGTCGGGTCGATGTGCTGGCGGGGCTAGCCGTCGCTCTCGCCCAGGTTGGGGTTGTCGTAGACGATGACGCCGAGGCCCGCGGCGGCGAAGACCTCGGCGAAGTCGTCCAGGTGGATCTCCTTGGTGGCGGAGAAGCCGTGGGCCATGACGACGGTCGGCGCCGGCCCCTCCACCCCCTCGGCGTCGTAGCGCCACCCCCGCAGGGTGGTGCCGTCCTCGGTCCTGAACTCGATGTCGTGGCGCACGGTCGGCTCCTCGTCGTCGTCGGGTCCCTCGATGGGGTGGTGATCCGCACCCTGGACGACGGGGGGCAGGAGTGCTTGCGTGTGGGGGAACGCGGACTCGACATCGCGTGCAGAGCCGAGGAGACCCGATGGGTGGTGCGCCCCCAGGCGCCGGGGGCTGGTCGTCGACGCAGACGGCGGTCATCGAGCGCGAGGAGGCGGTCCGCGAGATCCTGAGCGGCACGCACCTGCCCTGGGACCTCCGCCTCGAGGACCCCTCCGCCTACGAGCTCGAGGTGACCTGGCACCAGCTCGGGGAC encodes the following:
- a CDS encoding alpha/beta hydrolase, producing MDPTTQIRAYRDAITWAQSLDEVDADRIGVWGSSYAGGHVLVVAALDRRVKAVVSQVPLTYGYTSAQRLIRGDVWAGLRQGFDADRAARLAGEPPSVLPVTAPEGEPCALPTPDTWAFFTNLPEDRAKHWRNEVTLHSVELFTEYEPATYISRISPTPLLLVAAREDHLVPFDLTATAYEAALQPKELVILPGGHFDAYTGEAFATSSTAQRDFLLRHLAG
- a CDS encoding phosphotransferase family protein, which codes for MLLPPRDLTDADVAGVVAGGWGVDVRSVTYLPVGFGSHHWAVVDALGARWFATADDLRAPGHLGEGGPDARHDRLDRALSTARSLRAAGIAAVVAPTPTAEGAVTVRREGHAISLYPHVDGESFGWGPFPSAAVRDAALDVVVEVHTTSTASDLVPPNDLAVPGRADLEALLDRRTTVAGGPYAARLAELLDRHDADLRARLRAHDQAVDAEAALADRRVITHGEPHAGNVMAVLGGVRLVDWDTTALGQPERDLWFLVREDAELAARYARQTGVEVRDDLLDLHREWFALADVAAFAVQLAGAVSEDAETEVAWEALRAEVAGL
- a CDS encoding alpha/beta hydrolase; protein product: MRHDIEFRTEDGTTLRGWRYDAEGVEGPAPTVVMAHGFSATKEIHLDDFAEVFAAAGLGVIVYDNPNLGESDG